The following proteins are encoded in a genomic region of Sparus aurata chromosome 11, fSpaAur1.1, whole genome shotgun sequence:
- the LOC115590823 gene encoding E-selectin: MDYCFGCKTSASWINLTILCSVLCMWTTVEGWSYFYSNTTMNWNDARAWCREHYTDMVAIQNQEEIGHLNSWLPKKEGYYWIGIRRVNNVWTWVGTNKALTAEATNWAWREPNNGKNGRSTGDSEDCVEMYIKRDMQPGKWNDERCGKRKTALCYTAACKNDSCSYGDCVETINSHRCACFEGFYGETCEQVFKCNKDNITVPSNGSVVCTHQYGEFSYNTSCQYSCAEGYRLNMSRSLTCTASTEWSDQPPTCELVQCQALSRPERGSMTCSDPLGPSSYQSTCVFTCEEGYVLSGSPSNTLRCEASGTWNSSQPFCVAVQCPTIQEPENGIASCGENTDVRFSYGNTCSFSCVPGYRLSGPSSVTCTSEAEWSETIMPRCEAITCMSPEGGAHLKSQCSQSLTELGPDSSCSFSCEAGFELQGVETIQCSEDGQWNEAIPTCRALGCPALEILTNIQISCSPSLSSSVSDLNTRPFGMVCTFSCDEGHELQGALSTECALPGQWTSTPPTCTAVRCPSLQAPENGHINCSDSEQAYNAQCSFTCSQDYSLHGHEVLTCDRHGNWTGEKPTCQAPPAKVAAVASGVAAGGALTVSGLSLAVWIMKRLKKQASKFELSSNSDIEVPPQAYKNSIDSLI; encoded by the exons ATG GACTACTGCTTTGGATGTAAGACCTCTGCCTCGTGGATCAACTTGACCATTCTTTGCTCAG TGCTGTGCATGTGGACAACTGTAGAAGGCTGGTCCTACTTCTACTCCAACACAACCATGAATTGGAATGATGCTCGTGCCTGGTGCAGGGAGCACTACACAGACATGGTGGCCATCCAGAACCAGGAGGAGATTGGGCATCTCAACAGCTGGCTGCCTAAGAAAGAAGGTTACTACTGGATTGGGATCCGCAGAGTCAATAACGTGTGGACCTGGGTAGGGACCAACAAGGCACTGACAGCAGAGGCAACCAACTGGGCGTGGAGGGAACCAAACAATGGCAAGAATGGACGGAGCACGGGGGACAGCGAAGATTGTGTGGAGATGTACATTAAAAGGGACATGCAACCTGGCAAGTGGAACGATGAGAGGTGTGGGAAGAGGAAGACAGCTCTGTGCTACACAG CTGCCTGTAAGAACGACTCGTGCAGCTATGGAGACTGCGTGGAGACCATCAACAGTCACAGGTGTGCTTGTTTTGAAGGCTTCTACGGAGAGACGTGTGAGCAGG TTTTTAAGTGCAACAAAGACAACATCACCGTTCCATCTAATGGAAGTGTGGTGTGCACTCATCAGTATGGAGAATTCTCCTACAACACCTCGTGCCAGTATTCCTGTGCGGAAGGATACCGGCTGAATATGTCAAGATCTCTGACCTGCACTGCCTCCACTGAGTGGTCAGATCAGCCTCCAACATGTGAAT TGGTTCAGTGTCAGGCGCTCTCTCGTCCAGAAAGAGGATCCATGACGTGCTCCGACCCTCTGGGCCCCTCCAGCTATCAGTCCACCTGTGTGTTCACCTGCGAGGAAGGCTATGTTCTCAGTGGTTCCCCGTCCAACACTCTGCGATGCGAAGCGTCAGGAACGTGGAATTCCTCTCAGCCGTTTTGTGTTG CTGTCCAGTGTCCCACTATTCAAGAGCCGGAGAATGGCATTGCCAGCTGTGGAGAAAACACAGACGTGAGGTTCAGCTATGGAAACACCTGCAGCTTCAGCTGTGTGCCCGGCTACCGTCTGTCGGGTCCGAGCAGTGTGACCTGCACGTCAGAAGCAGAGTGGAGTGAGACCATTATGCCTCGCTGTGAAG CCATTACTTGCATGAGTCCAGAGGGAGGAGCTCACCTGAAATCCCAGTGCAGCCAATCTTTGACTGAACTGGGACCAGActccagctgcagcttcagctgtGAAGCAGGCTTTGAACTGCAGGGAGTTGAAACCATTCAGTGTTCGGAGGATGGACAGTGGAATGAAGCCATACCTACCTGCAGAG CATTAGGATGTCCTGCTCTTGAAATTCTAACAAACATCCAGATCAGCTGCAGCCCATCTCTGTCTTCATCTGTTTCTGACTTGAACACCCGTCCATTTGGAATGGTGTGCACTTTTAGCTGTGATGAAGGCCATGAACTGCAAGGTGCTCTCAGCACTGAGTGTGCACTTCCAGGCCAGTGGACCTCCACACCACCAACCTGCACAG CAGTCAGATGCCCGTCACTTCAGGCTCCTGAAAACGGTCACATCAACTGCTCAGACAGTGAGCAGGCGTACAACGCACAGTGCTCCTTCACATGCAGTCAAGATTACTCATTACATGGACACGAGGTACTCACCTGTGATCGTCATGGCAACTGGACTGGGGAGAAACCCACCTGCCaag CTCCCCCAGCTAAGGTTGCTGCTGTTGCTTCTGGAGTGGCAGCAGGGGGCGCTCTGACAGTATCCGGTCTGTCTCTGGCTGTGTGGATCATGAAGCGATTGAAGAAACAGGCCTCCAAGTTTGAGCTGAGCAG CAATTCTGACATAGAGGTGCCTCCACAGGCCTACAAAAACAGCATCGACAGCCTCATATAG
- the LOC115591455 gene encoding 14 kDa phosphohistidine phosphatase encodes MLLSVASRPVSSLRVSGVVRTAAGTMADALAKIPDVEIDPEGTFKYILVRVKVKDGDANKDIVRGTKSAEYHNHIFEKVHPAMEALGMECKCLGGGKIEHNSQEKKLRVFGESTGFGKADHSVSVEKLKGAFSDYEITWSDDKK; translated from the exons ATGTTGTTGTCTGTCGCCAGCAGACCTGTGAGCAGTCTCCGTGTCTCCGGTGTCGTCAGAACAGCTGCAGGCACAATGGCAGACGCTCTGGCTAAAATCCCCGATGTGGAGATCGATCCAGAGGGAACCTTTAAGTACATACTGGTcagagtgaaagtgaaagaCGGCGATGCGAATAAAGACATAGTCCGAGGCACAAAAAGTGCAGAGTATCACA ATCATATATTTGAGAAGGTCCATCCAGCCATGGAGGCCTTGGGGATGGAGTGCAAGTGCCTTGGAGGAGGGAAGATAGAGCACAACAGCCAAGAGAAAAAGCTCAGGGTGTTTGGAGAATCAACT GGCTTTGGGAAAGCAGACCATTCTGTGTCTGTAGAGAAGTTGAAGGGTGCCTTCAGCGACTACGAGATCACCTGGTCTGACGACAAAAAATAA